In Crassostrea angulata isolate pt1a10 chromosome 6, ASM2561291v2, whole genome shotgun sequence, a genomic segment contains:
- the LOC128189972 gene encoding uncharacterized protein LOC128189972, with protein VTCSSNGKSTVCEGSVETRCCAGYLGVNGTCEECPAGRFGLNCSSPCKTNFYGRLCLAKCMSSVDQYCDNVKGCLNNSSSGLSITKQNVSNVPVDVGNIQEDLAWRNTAFILAWVLLILIAMIGALQIKSRFVSGFNGKTKARHRTGNENASIVYETDQTSRVSASLSSRSCIGENQLYEEPDSTYPYDNLSLRDQGVALFFQSNVMPNSPDVYLVEMQADFTGTLMSDQVYSLASMPIHKRDVCTDDIAS; from the exons GTTACCTGCAGCAGTAATGGAAAAAGCACAGTATGTGAAGGgag TGTTGAAACGCGATGCTGTGCTGGTTACCTTGGAGTTAATGGCACGTGTGAAG AATGCCCTGCTGGGAGGTTTGGCTTGAATTGTAGCAGCCCCTGCaaaactaatttttatggtCGACTCTGCTTGGCGAAGTGTATGAGTTCAGTTGACCAATACTGTGACAACGTCAAGGGGTGTCTTAACAATTCAAGTTCTGGCCTTTCGATTACTAAACAAAACGTTTCTAATGTACCCGTTGATGTTG GGAACATCCAAGAAGACTTGGCATGGCGCAACACTGCATTCATTCTCGCTTGGGTTTTGTTGATACTTATTGCTATGATCGGTGCTCTTCAGATCAAATCCAGATTTGTATCGGGTTTTAATGGGAAAACTAAAGCTCGACACAGAACAGGCAATGAAAACGCATCAATTGTATATGAAACAG ACCAAACAAGCCGTGTTTCTGCATCTTTGAGTAGCAGAAGTTGTATCGGAGAGAATCAATTGTATGAGGAACCTGACTCCACATATCCGTACGACAATCTTTCACTCAGAGATCAAGGAGTTGCTTTGTTCTTCCAATCAAACGTTATGCCAAACTCACCAGATGTTTATCTGGTTGAAATGCAGGCAGATTTTACCGGAACGTTAATGAGTGATCAAGTATATAGCTTGGCAAGTATGCCTATCCACAAGAGAGATGTCTGCACTGACGACATTGCATCTTAG
- the LOC128186493 gene encoding cell death abnormality protein 1-like isoform X2: MMEFHFPHVLLLFFIFVIFHIRNLTGSLECDNISGLCCANYYRENHQCKECPLGTYGVNCSWACPQDYFGRFCKKSCNCSIHQYCSPAFGCVQKENVTEKSIILVSNRTADIGRYIGSLVHDV; encoded by the exons ATGATGGAGTTTCATTTTCCCCATGTTctcttacttttttttatatttgttatatttcataTCAGAAATTTGACGGGCTCTCTAGAATGTGACAA cATCAGTGGTTTGTGTTGTGCGAATTACTATAGAGAAAATCACCAATGCAAAG AATGCCCATTAGGAACATATGGTGTAAACTGCAGCTGGGCGTGCCCACAAGATTACTTTGGACGATTCTGTAAAAAATCGTGTAACTGTTCCATTCATCAATACTGTTCTCCGGCTTTTGGATGTGtacaaaaagaaaatgtcaCAGAAAAGTCAATTATTCTTGTATCAAATAGAACTGCAG ataTTGGGAGATATATTGGTAGTTTGGTACACGATGTGTAA
- the LOC128186493 gene encoding uncharacterized protein LOC128186493 isoform X1: MMEFHFPHVLLLFFIFVIFHIRNLTGSLECDNISGLCCANYYRENHQCKECPLGTYGVNCSWACPQDYFGRFCKKSCNCSIHQYCSPAFGCVQKENVTEKSIILVSNRTAATNQAFTQNTSGWKITIFAFLLSTVIGLSTTGIISFKLRAK, translated from the exons ATGATGGAGTTTCATTTTCCCCATGTTctcttacttttttttatatttgttatatttcataTCAGAAATTTGACGGGCTCTCTAGAATGTGACAA cATCAGTGGTTTGTGTTGTGCGAATTACTATAGAGAAAATCACCAATGCAAAG AATGCCCATTAGGAACATATGGTGTAAACTGCAGCTGGGCGTGCCCACAAGATTACTTTGGACGATTCTGTAAAAAATCGTGTAACTGTTCCATTCATCAATACTGTTCTCCGGCTTTTGGATGTGtacaaaaagaaaatgtcaCAGAAAAGTCAATTATTCTTGTATCAAATAGAACTGCAG CGACCAATCAGGCCTTCACCCAAAACACTTCTGGGTGGAAAATCACAATATTTGCTTTTCTTTTGTCTACTGTAATTGGATTGTCTACGACAGGAAtaatcagttttaaattaag AGCAAAATAG
- the LOC128186491 gene encoding uncharacterized protein LOC128186491, with amino-acid sequence MFFVFINAVILTTVTCSSNGKNTVCEGSVKKRCCAGYLEVNGTCEECPAGRFGLNCSSPCKTNFYGRLCLAKCMCSIDQYCDNVKGCLRNSSSDLSISRQNVSDVPFDVGNIQEDLAWRNTAFILAWVLLILIAMIGALQIKSRFVSGFNGKTKARHRTGNENASIVYETDQTGRVSASLSSRSCIGENQLYEEPDSTYPYDNLSLRDQGVALFFQSNVMPNSPDVYLVEMQADFTGTLMSDQVYSLASMPIHKRDVCTDDIAS; translated from the exons ATGttctttgttttcataaatGCTGTAATCTTAACAACAGTCACCTGCAGCAGTAATGGAAAAAACACAGTATGTGAAGGAAG TGTTAAAAAGCGGTGCTGTGCTGGTTACTTGGAAGTTAACGGCACGTGTGAAg AATGCCCTGCTGGGAGGTTCGGCTTGAATTGTAGCAGCCCCTGCaaaactaatttttatggtCGACTCTGCTTGGCGAAGTGTATGTGTTCAATTGACCAATACTGTGACAACGTCAAGGGATGTCTTAGGAATTCAAGTTCAGACCTTTCGATTTCTAGACAAAACGTTTCTGATGTACCATTTGATGttg GGAACATCCAAGAAGACTTGGCATGGCGCAACACTGCATTCATTCTCGCTTGGGTTTTGTTGATACTTATTGCTATGATCGGTGCTCTTCAGATCAAATCCAGATTTGTATCGGGTTTTAATGGGAAAACTAAAGCTCGACACAGGACAGGCAATGAAAACGCATCAATTGTATATGAAACAG ACCAAACAGGCCGTGTTTCTGCATCTTTGAGTAGCAGAAGTTGTATCGGAGAGAATCAATTGTATGAGGAACCTGACTCCACATATCCGTACGACAATCTTTCACTCAGAGATCAAGGAGTTGCTTTGTTCTTCCAATCAAACGTTATGCCAAACTCACCAGATGTTTATCTGGTTGAAATGCAGGCAGATTTTACCGGAACGTTAATGAGTGATCAAGTATATAGCTTGGCAAGTATGCCTATCCACAAGAGAGATGTCTGCACTGACGACATTGCATCTTAG
- the LOC128190546 gene encoding uncharacterized protein LOC128190546: MDTPTESANRNVCLLTLGDVTDGQLENISKEHCYSRGLKHKYLELHDDVDGQQEHNQSLSPDDCFDDNYDACQSEIESEKDEDEEEEEGALGGRRIVELSVLAAKLDEGCSNCSAELKLSSCVGETRYGLGSLLKIHCNNCNEINNVPTGKRHCQNTWDINTTLGAGIILTLLIDR; the protein is encoded by the exons ATGGACACGCCCACGGAGTCGGCAAACAGAAATGTGTGTTTACTAACTTTAGGTGACGTTACGGATGGACAGCTTGAGAATATAAGTAAAGAACACTGTTATAGCAGAG GTCTAAAACATAAATACTTGGAACTACATGATGATGTAGATGGTCAACAAGAACATAACCAGTCTTTGTCACCAG ATGATTGCTTTGATGACAACTATGATGCATGTCAATCAGAGATTGAAAGTGAAAAAGATGAGGATGAGGAAGAAGAGGAGGGGGCTCTTGGAGGTCGCAGGATTGTAGAGTTGAGTGTTTTGGCTGCAAAATTAGATGAAGGCTGCAGTAATTGCTCTGCAGAGCTAAAACTTTCATCCTGTGTTGGAGAAACCAGATATGGCCTAG gCAGTCTCCTCAAAATCCATTGCAATAATTGCAATGAAATTAATAATGTACCTACTGGCAAGAGACATTGTCAAAATACATGGGATATTAATACAACATTGGGTGCAGGTATTATATTAACTCTATTGATTGATagataa